DNA from Candidatus Coatesbacteria bacterium:
GTCCGGGTTTGCGGGTCCAACTGCGGTTGAGCAGGCAGAGGACTTCGCGCAGCTCCTCGAGCATCCGGTGAGCACAGTAAGAGAACTGGCCGCAGTCGGTTTCATCTTTGCTTTCCAGCACGCCGCCGTAGGCCTCATAGACCAGTTCGGGCAGGATGTCGGTCAGCAGGTCGTTGAAGCGCCCCTCGTCGACGAGGCGCCCCCGGGCCGACCATTTGTCCCGGAGCCGCTTATCGCCGGCCAGGGGCAACAGCTCATCGAGGACCCCCATCCAGTATGACCAGCGGCGTCCCGGTCCCTCGAGCTGGGCCAGCAGCTCCTGCTCGTCGATCCGGGTAATCACCACGGGGACGTTGTGGTAGAGGAAGCTGGGGACCTTGATCGTGCGGCGCTGCCGAACGACCAGCAGCAGCTCGATCGCGTTCCAGGACTCGGCGTCGCCGCGGCGAGTCGAGCCGTAGACCCCGGCCAGGCGCAGGCTGTCACCGCGCCGCTTGTCGATCTTCTCGACGATCAGTTGCGCCAGGGTGCTGCGTTGGACCTTGCTGAGCATTGTTCACCCGGTGTCGGGGTTTTTCTGGTTGTAATCGACGTCAGTCCGTCGGAGGGCGGCGCGGGGTGTCGACGCCGGCCTGGCGGCGGCTGAGGCCGAAGAACTCCAGGCAGAGGTCGATGTCGTTGGAGTGGACGGTGTGGTCGGCGAACTTGAGCAGGTTTTCGTCGCCCTTGCCGGCGACGATGACGCTGTCGCCGGAGCGGGCAACGTCGAGGGCGGCGTGGACGGCGGCGCGGCGGTCGAGGACGGTGCGGACCTCGCAGGCCGGATTGTCGACGCCGGCGGCGATCTGGCGGGCGATCTGCGCCGGGTCCTCGCGGCGCGGGTCCTCGGTGGTCAGGATGACGAGGTCGGCCAGCTCGGCGGCGGCCCGTCCCATCTGTGGCCGCTTGGCGGCGTCGCGCTCCCCGGCCGAGCCGAAGACGATGATCAACCGCCCCGGAGTGAAACGCCGGGCGGCGCCGAGGGCTTTGGTCAGGCCGTCGGGGGTGTGGGCGTAGTCGACGATGACGTTGAAGTCGGCGCCGACCTCGAGGAACTGGAAACGGCCGGGGATCTGGGACAGCTCGGCCAGGCCGCGAACCAGGGCCTCGTCGGTCACGCCCAGACCACGGCAGATTCCGACGGCCAGCAGGACGTTGTAGACGTCGTAGGCTCCGGCCAGCGGGGCGCTGAGCCCGAGCTCCCAATCGCCGTGAACGGCGCGCAGGCTCAAGCTGCGCTCGCCCAGGCGAACGTCCTCGGCGCGCAGCTCGGCCTCGGAGCCGCGACCGTAGAGGAGCCGTCGTCCCGCGGGAACCGCGGTGCGCCGGACCCACTCGTCGTCGGCGTTGAGCAAAGCCGGGGCCGCGGGCTCGAGCTGCTGGAACAGCCGGGCCTTGGTGAAGAAATAGCCCTCGAGGCGCTGGTGGTAGTCGAGATGCTCCGGGGTCAGGTTGGTGAAGCCGGCGGCGGCGAAGCGCAGACCGGCGGTGCGCTCCTGGTCCAGGGCGTGACTGGTGACCTCCATCATCACGTCCTCGACGCCGGCGTCGACGGCGCTGCGCAGCAGCTCATGGAGCTTGAGCGGCTCCGGCGTGGTCCAGACGGCCTCCTCCCAGTCGTCGTCGATGTAGTAACCCGTGGTGCCGAACTGGGCCGTGCGGCGTCCGGCGGCCCGCAGTACGGCGGCGATCAGGTGGGCCGTCGTCGTCTTGCCGTTGGTGCCGGTGACGCCGATCAGGCGCAGCTTCTCGGCGGGGCGGCCGAACCAGGCGGCGGCCAGTTGGGCCAGGGCCAGCCGGGGCCGGGAGCTGACCGCCCAGGCGACATCGACACCGGCCGGCGGAGGCGTCGGGGCCACCACGGCGGCGGCGCCCATCTCCAAAGCGTGGGACAGATAGGCCAGGGCGTCGTGACCCACCCCGCCGGTGGCGACGAAGAGGGTTCCGGGCTCCACGGCGCGGGAGTCGTAGGCCAGGGCGGTGATCGTCGCCTCGCCCCGCGACTCCTCGACGGCGGGTGCCGCCGCCGTCAACTCGCTGAACAGCAGCGCTTCGGGTTTTTCGCTCAAGGTCCCAACTCCTCGATCAGGCGGCCGATCCGGCCGCCACGGGAGTAAACGGCGTGACGGCCCTCGGCCTCGTATTCGCTGTGATCGCCCCGGGCGGCGCGGCGGTAGAGCCGGACGCGCACCCGGCCGCCGAGCTCGTCGGTGACGGCGCCGGGAGAGGTAACGGGCGCCGCAGCGATCTCTCCGGCGGGAGCGCCGCGCCGCAGCTCCAGCTCCAGCCCCCGGGTGCGATCCTCCAGCCGCAGGCTCAAACCCCGCTTCGTCGCTTCGATCCGCAGCGGACGGGCGCCGGAAAAACTGCTGAAGCGGTGCAGCTCGCCCCGATGCCAGAGACCAACGACGAAGCCGCGGTGCGGTCCTTCGAGTTCGGCCAGCAGCGCCACCAGACAGACGCCGCCGCCGGGGAAATGGTTGCACTGCAACCGCAGCCAGGCCGTCGGCGACTCACTGCCCCAGCTCTTCTCGACGTACACCCGGCCGTCCGTGAAGTCAAACCCGGTTCCGTCCAGGCGCAGCGAACCCGACAAGGGGCCGTCGAAATTGAGCACCTGAAAGCGGCTGCGGATCCAGGGCACCAGGGCGGTGCGCCCCAGGGCTCCGGGCTCGAACAACCGCACCGGCCAGCCCCGACCGCCGTGGATGCGCACCAGGCCGCTCAGCTCGATCTCCTTCCGCTCCAGCTTGAGCTCCAGCCGGCGATCGCTGAACAGGCAGTCGCCCAACCGCAACCGCCAGCTCCGCCGGGAGTAATCGAAGGCGTCGGCGGGGAAGGTGAGGCGGCGACCACCGGCCTCCGTTTCCACCCCCAGGGTGCCCCGGAGTTCGCCCGACTCACCATCGACAACACAGCCCGGCTTGAGCAGCAGCGTCCGCCCCGCGGCGTCGAGCAGCTTGTAGCACAGGTCCTCGTAGTGCTGCGTCGCGCGGCGCGGTCCCTGATAAACGGCGGGTTTCCAGAGGGGCATCGCTGGGGTCCGTCGAAAGCCGGAACCACGCAGACCACGAAACGGCGCGGCGCCGACGGGAGGGAAGAACGGTAATCAAGCGAGCTTTGAACGGTTTACCCTTGCGTTGTCAACAAGATCGGGGCCTGGAACCTTCGTTGACGACCCGCGGTGTCGACCCATTTCATCTTAGCATCGACCCGAAAAGCTGACAAGAGCCTTGGACAGCGGAGTCGATCTCCGCTAAGATATCCGTATACGATACTACTCGGTTTCACCGACGGCTTCATCCTGCAATTCACTCCAGCCGGGCGGCTACCATACCCACCGCGCAACCAGCGCGACGTGTCGTTTTCCTGCGGCCCATGCGGCCGGAGCTGCGGGACCACCTGCACCGTGGTCTGCGCGACAGCGCCGTCGACCTCGTCTTTCCCGCTGCCCGGGAACCGGCCGCCCTGCTCCCCCTGGTCGGCGCCGCCGCCGCCCTCGTCGGCTGGCGACCCACCGCCGAGCTGCTGGCCGCGGCGCGCTTCCTGCGCCTGTTCATCAACCCCGGCGCCGGCGTCCAGGGCATCGTCCACCTCTTCCGCGAACTTAACACCGGGCGCGAGCCCCCCGTCGTCCTGGTCAACGGCCACGGCAACGCCTGCTTCACCGCCCAGCACACCGTGGCCCTGCTGCTGGCGCTGACCAACCGCATCCTGCCCCACCACAACTGGCTCGCCGCCGGACGCTGGCGCACCGGCGACGCCGAGGCCGCCTCGCTGCCCCTGCGCGGCCGCCGCCTGGCCCTGCTGGGCTACGGTCACGTCAACCGTCGAGTCCACCGCCTCCTCGCCGGCTTCCCCCTCGAATTCGCCGCCCTGCGGCGCGACTGGCGGAACGCCGCGCAGGACCCGCCGACCCCGCTGCGCCGCTGCGGCACCGCCGAACTCGCCGAACTGCTGGACTGGGCCGACATCCTCGTCTGTTGCCTGCCCGAGACCTCGGCCACCCGCGGCCTGATCGGCCGTGACGAGCTGGTCCGCCTGGGCCGCCGCGGGCTGCTGGTCAACGTCGGCCGGGGTCCCGTCGTCGACGAGAACGCCCTCTACGAGGCCCTCGACCAGGGACTCATCGCCGGCGCCGCCCTCGACGTCTGGTACGACTACCAACCCGCCGCCGACAGCACCGGACGCCGTCACCCCTGGCACCGGCCCTTCAACGAACTGAACAACGTCGTCCTCTCGCCCCACCGCGCCGCCTCGCCCTTCGATGACCTCGGGCGCTGGAACGAGGTCATCGAGAACCTGAAACGCCTGGCCGCCGGAAGGGACGACTTCCTCAACGTCGTCGATCTCGAGCTGGGCTACTAGCCGCCGTTGAAATACAAACGCCTGAACCGCCGCAAGACCTTCATCTACCACGCCGGAACCGGCACGGTTTTTGCGGAGGCGAACCGGCCTGAAGACTTCGAAGACCGCCGAGATGCAAAAACCGTGCCGGTTCCGGCGGCGCTGATTCAACAACGCTGCCGAGAACAAACGGTCTTTCAACGGCGGCTTCATCGACCGTCGATTACGGCTCTGGCCACGCCGATTGAAACTGGATTCATCGTACGCGCAAACGGGGAGGAACGTCGATGGAGGTCGAACTGCGGGAACTGCGTTGGGTGCCACGCTGGACGAGCCTGCTGGGCTGTCTGGAGGGCTGCCTGAGATTCCTGGGGCGGGAGGTGGAGCCGGTCTGGCTCTTCGGCGCCACGGGCCACGCCTTCGTCATCAACATCCACCGGCGGGACCTCTGCCCCAGCGGCCCGACGGCCTGGGATACGACGGGACTCTACGAACTGGGCCGCCAAGCCGGCTTCACCACCGAGGCCGTATTCGCCACGCTCAACCAGCCCCATTTCGCCGCCAAACGCGTCGAGGCCTGGCATCGCGCCCAACGGGCCCTGAAAGCCGGCAAGCCCTGCATCGCCTGGGAGCTGCAGGTCCCCGAGTATTACATCATTAATGGATACGATGAGCTGGGTTACCACTACTCAGGACCGCTGGCCGAAGAGAGCGCCGGACCCAAGGCCTGGGGCGAGCTGGGCGACAGCGAGATCGGCGTGCTCAACCTCATGATCGTTGAACTCAACGAACCGGCGCCGGAACGCGAACTCATCCACGCGGCGCTCGCCTTCGCCCTGCGCTTCGCGGCGAAGGCCAATCCCTACGTCCTCGAGGCTTACGCGGCCGGTCCGGCGGCCTACGAGGTCTGGCGTAACCATCTGGCGTCCGGCGACCCCAACCCCCACGGCACCGCCATAAACGCCCAGGTTTGGGCCGAGTGCCGTGGTTTCGCTCCCGCTTTCCTCCGGACGGCCGCCGGTCGCCTACCGGCCCTGGCCGGCGAGCTGGAAAAGGCGGCCCGAGAATACGATAGGGTCGCCACCGAACTCGGCCGGGTCGCCGAGCTGTTCCCCTTCCATGACGATCAGGAGGCCAACGCTCGCGACCGTCGGCTCCTCGACGAGGCCGTCGCTT
Protein-coding regions in this window:
- a CDS encoding UDP-N-acetylmuramoyl-L-alanyl-D-glutamate--2,6-diaminopimelate ligase, with protein sequence MQPFPRRRRLSGGAAGRTRRTAPRLRRWSLASGRAAPLQQFFRRPSAADRSDEAGFEPAAGGSHPGAGAGAAARRSRRRDRCGARYLSRRRHRRARRPGARPALPPRRPGRSQRIRGRGPSRRLLPWRPDRPPDRGVGTLSEKPEALLFSELTAAAPAVEESRGEATITALAYDSRAVEPGTLFVATGGVGHDALAYLSHALEMGAAAVVAPTPPPAGVDVAWAVSSRPRLALAQLAAAWFGRPAEKLRLIGVTGTNGKTTTAHLIAAVLRAAGRRTAQFGTTGYYIDDDWEEAVWTTPEPLKLHELLRSAVDAGVEDVMMEVTSHALDQERTAGLRFAAAGFTNLTPEHLDYHQRLEGYFFTKARLFQQLEPAAPALLNADDEWVRRTAVPAGRRLLYGRGSEAELRAEDVRLGERSLSLRAVHGDWELGLSAPLAGAYDVYNVLLAVGICRGLGVTDEALVRGLAELSQIPGRFQFLEVGADFNVIVDYAHTPDGLTKALGAARRFTPGRLIIVFGSAGERDAAKRPQMGRAAAELADLVILTTEDPRREDPAQIARQIAAGVDNPACEVRTVLDRRAAVHAALDVARSGDSVIVAGKGDENLLKFADHTVHSNDIDLCLEFFGLSRRQAGVDTPRRPPTD
- a CDS encoding hydroxyacid dehydrogenase; protein product: MRPELRDHLHRGLRDSAVDLVFPAAREPAALLPLVGAAAALVGWRPTAELLAAARFLRLFINPGAGVQGIVHLFRELNTGREPPVVLVNGHGNACFTAQHTVALLLALTNRILPHHNWLAAGRWRTGDAEAASLPLRGRRLALLGYGHVNRRVHRLLAGFPLEFAALRRDWRNAAQDPPTPLRRCGTAELAELLDWADILVCCLPETSATRGLIGRDELVRLGRRGLLVNVGRGPVVDENALYEALDQGLIAGAALDVWYDYQPAADSTGRRHPWHRPFNELNNVVLSPHRAASPFDDLGRWNEVIENLKRLAAGRDDFLNVVDLELGY